In one Hyphomicrobium sp. 99 genomic region, the following are encoded:
- the pdeM gene encoding ligase-associated DNA damage response endonuclease PdeM: MNMLKPERIGLDDFADQPVHVCGKAFVAHKSGALFWPAERALIVSDLHLEKGSSYAAYGQMLPPYDTRDTLQKLAALIDRYDPETVICLGDSLHDQDGAARMDPSDVDSLRVLQEDRDWIWITGNHDPKIDRMLAGYVMPEIVVGGIALRHEPRPGARTHEIAGHFHPAARLVFHGTSLRRPCFVGNRLRLVMPAFGAFTGGLNILNAAFEPLFGDDGLDVWMLGHEGLYPVAPRLLRDD; encoded by the coding sequence ATGAACATGCTGAAACCGGAACGCATAGGGCTCGACGATTTCGCCGATCAGCCCGTGCACGTGTGCGGCAAAGCTTTCGTCGCACACAAATCCGGCGCACTTTTCTGGCCCGCCGAGCGCGCGTTGATCGTTTCAGATCTTCATCTCGAAAAGGGCTCGTCCTACGCCGCTTACGGACAAATGCTGCCGCCCTACGATACGCGCGACACACTTCAGAAACTCGCGGCCCTGATCGACAGGTACGATCCCGAAACCGTCATCTGCCTCGGCGACAGCCTGCATGATCAGGACGGCGCCGCCCGAATGGACCCGAGCGACGTCGATAGCCTTCGCGTGCTGCAGGAAGATCGCGACTGGATCTGGATCACCGGCAACCACGATCCGAAAATCGATCGCATGCTCGCAGGCTATGTGATGCCCGAGATCGTCGTCGGCGGCATCGCGTTGCGCCATGAGCCGCGGCCCGGAGCCCGCACGCACGAAATCGCCGGACACTTCCATCCGGCAGCCCGCCTTGTGTTCCACGGAACTTCGTTGCGCCGTCCGTGCTTCGTCGGCAATCGCCTTCGTCTCGTGATGCCCGCGTTCGGCGCGTTCACTGGAGGATTGAACATTCTCAACGCCGCCTTCGAGCCGCTGTTCGGCGACGACGGGCTCGACGTCTGGATGCTCGGCCACGAAGGCCTTTATCCGGTTGCGCCGCGTCTCCTTCGCGACGACTGA
- a CDS encoding lysine--tRNA ligase — translation MTALVFTPEQAAASKDSKAWPFEEARRLIKRLERLPDGATKTVLFETGYGPSGLPHIGTFGEVARTTMVRHAFEVLTEGKRKTRLLCFSDDMDGMRKIPENVPDRKALEPYLQMPLTTVPNPFGGDYKSFGDHNNAMLRRFLDTFGFEYEFASATEYYKAGRFDEVLLRAVERYDDIMKVMLPTLGAERQATYSPFLPISPKSGRVLYVPMKQVDPKSGTITFADEDGEDITLSVTGGQVKLQWKPDFGMRWVALGVDFEMFGKDHQTNAPIYDKICEILGGVAPEHYVYELFLDDKGEKISKSRGNGLTIDEWLTYASPESLSLFMYQKPRSAKRLYFDVIPRAVDEYLQFLSGYPKQEPKQQLDNPVWHIHSGTPPKPQIPVTFGLLLNLVSVSHAHTKDVLWGFLDRYTHGAKPEDNPIIDQLAGYAIRYYEDFVKPTKKFRTPDDVEIAALESLDKALAALPADSDGDTIQNALLDVGRAIPRYQDPTKTSPTGGPGVKLDWFQAIYEILLGQERGPRLGTFVALYGIPETRALIAKALTGALANA, via the coding sequence ATGACCGCACTCGTCTTCACGCCTGAGCAGGCCGCCGCCAGCAAAGATTCCAAGGCTTGGCCATTCGAAGAAGCGCGCCGGCTCATCAAGCGGTTGGAGCGCCTGCCCGATGGCGCGACGAAGACAGTGCTTTTCGAAACCGGCTATGGCCCGTCGGGCCTTCCACACATCGGCACGTTCGGTGAAGTCGCCCGCACGACGATGGTGCGCCACGCCTTCGAGGTTCTGACGGAAGGCAAACGCAAGACGCGCCTCCTTTGCTTTTCCGACGACATGGACGGCATGCGCAAAATTCCGGAGAATGTTCCGGATCGCAAGGCGCTCGAGCCCTATTTGCAAATGCCGCTGACCACCGTTCCGAACCCATTCGGCGGCGATTACAAGAGCTTCGGCGACCACAACAATGCAATGTTGCGGCGCTTCCTCGATACGTTCGGCTTCGAGTACGAATTCGCCAGTGCCACCGAATACTACAAGGCCGGCCGCTTCGATGAGGTCTTGCTGCGCGCCGTCGAACGCTACGACGACATCATGAAGGTCATGCTGCCGACGCTCGGCGCGGAACGTCAGGCGACCTACAGTCCGTTCCTGCCGATCTCTCCGAAGTCCGGCCGCGTCCTCTACGTCCCCATGAAACAGGTGGACCCGAAGTCCGGCACGATCACGTTCGCCGATGAAGACGGCGAGGACATCACCCTTTCGGTCACCGGCGGCCAGGTCAAACTGCAGTGGAAGCCGGATTTCGGCATGCGTTGGGTTGCCCTCGGCGTCGACTTCGAAATGTTCGGCAAAGACCACCAGACGAACGCGCCGATCTACGACAAGATCTGCGAAATCCTCGGCGGCGTCGCGCCCGAGCACTACGTCTACGAGCTATTCCTCGACGACAAGGGCGAGAAGATTTCGAAGTCGCGCGGCAACGGCCTGACCATCGACGAATGGCTGACGTACGCCTCGCCCGAAAGCCTGTCGCTTTTCATGTATCAGAAGCCGAGAAGCGCGAAGCGGCTCTATTTCGATGTCATTCCCCGCGCCGTCGATGAATACCTGCAGTTCCTGTCAGGATACCCGAAGCAGGAACCGAAGCAGCAACTCGACAATCCGGTTTGGCACATCCACTCGGGCACGCCGCCTAAGCCGCAAATCCCCGTCACGTTCGGGTTGCTGCTCAATCTCGTTTCGGTTTCCCACGCGCACACGAAGGACGTCCTGTGGGGCTTCCTCGACCGTTACACGCACGGAGCAAAGCCGGAAGACAATCCGATCATCGATCAGCTGGCGGGTTATGCGATCCGCTACTACGAAGATTTCGTGAAGCCGACGAAGAAGTTTCGGACGCCCGACGACGTCGAGATCGCAGCCCTCGAAAGTCTCGACAAAGCGCTCGCAGCGCTTCCTGCGGACAGCGACGGCGACACGATCCAGAACGCATTGCTGGACGTCGGCCGCGCTATCCCGCGCTATCAGGATCCGACGAAAACGAGCCCAACGGGGGGACCGGGCGTCAAACTCGACTGGTTCCAGGCAATCTACGAAATCCTGCTCGGCCAGGAGCGCGGACCGCGTCTCGGCACGTTCGTCGCGCTCTATGGAATTCCTGAAACGCGTGCCTTGATCGCCAAGGCACTCACCGGTGCCCTCGCCAACGCCTGA
- a CDS encoding DUF262 domain-containing protein, which yields MAFVYPTASLSISELLSGPYLLNIPLFQRPYSWGREQAEQLLDDLLEAAGISSDDEAEPAYFLGAVVLMDAPGAETLKLSPKMTAREFGVIDGQQRLVTLMTLLAVLRDLETDPKKAISKRVHSMLVAQLGTRFFRTERFRLHLSTRERAVFEDNVLLSGSSVLPANIAAPSLPEATLLEVRDRFKTVLAELTNTARAKLADFIADRCFVVVIVGNDIDRSHQMFVVLNERGRKLQRNDILKSDILARMSAGDAKWAVATWDEMSAELGEGFEPFFAHLRTIYGHGRLQIVSGVRQVIRDAGGSEPFFKDVFVPLAKSYALIRGGGRDVLPPEIQRSLAYLNRLPEADWAPAAILALKDWKRDPARSQFLLAEIERLAMLTRLLCAGSGKRVRRFADLIKVIRSGEPIDKSHPVLQLTRDEVRGIAFHLKDFHKRNPKVCKLLLLRLGDELAGSMDAVDPDLYTIEHVLPQRPAASSTWRQSFPSAEERAQLVESLGNLVLITQQENDRARNASWDDKKQIYSKGSSQTPMLAITRDVIEEREWLRGQIEAREQRLVGLIDRIWRVDLLGQKSGARTVRAPEETEAVSPLV from the coding sequence GTGGCATTCGTGTATCCTACGGCATCGCTAAGCATTTCAGAATTGTTGTCCGGTCCTTACCTGCTGAACATTCCGCTTTTTCAACGGCCCTATTCTTGGGGACGCGAGCAGGCGGAGCAGCTTCTCGACGATCTTCTTGAAGCTGCCGGCATCTCATCGGACGATGAAGCTGAGCCGGCTTACTTCCTCGGCGCCGTCGTCCTGATGGATGCGCCTGGGGCCGAGACGTTGAAGCTGTCACCCAAGATGACAGCCCGTGAGTTCGGAGTGATCGACGGGCAGCAACGCCTTGTCACACTGATGACGCTGCTGGCTGTGCTGCGCGATCTCGAAACCGATCCGAAGAAGGCCATTTCGAAACGCGTTCATAGTATGCTCGTCGCGCAGTTGGGCACGCGCTTTTTCCGGACGGAGCGCTTCCGGTTGCACCTCTCGACGCGCGAGCGCGCGGTTTTCGAAGACAACGTGTTGCTGTCTGGAAGCTCTGTGTTGCCGGCCAATATCGCGGCACCGTCCCTCCCGGAGGCGACGCTTCTTGAAGTCCGTGATCGCTTCAAAACCGTACTTGCGGAACTGACAAACACGGCTCGTGCGAAGTTAGCCGACTTCATCGCGGACCGATGCTTCGTCGTCGTCATCGTCGGAAACGATATCGACCGGTCTCACCAGATGTTCGTCGTTCTGAACGAGCGCGGAAGAAAGCTACAGCGCAATGACATCCTGAAGTCGGACATTCTCGCGCGCATGTCCGCGGGCGATGCCAAGTGGGCCGTCGCCACGTGGGACGAGATGAGCGCGGAACTCGGGGAAGGGTTCGAGCCGTTTTTCGCGCATCTCAGAACGATCTACGGTCACGGGCGCTTGCAGATCGTCTCGGGCGTACGTCAGGTCATTCGTGATGCCGGCGGCTCGGAACCGTTTTTCAAGGACGTCTTCGTGCCGCTTGCGAAATCGTATGCGCTCATTCGGGGCGGGGGCAGGGACGTGTTGCCGCCAGAGATACAGCGGTCGCTTGCTTATCTCAATCGCTTGCCGGAGGCAGACTGGGCACCGGCCGCGATTTTAGCGCTCAAGGATTGGAAACGCGATCCTGCACGCTCGCAATTCCTGCTCGCCGAGATCGAACGGTTGGCCATGTTGACCCGGCTGTTGTGCGCTGGATCTGGAAAGCGCGTCCGCCGTTTTGCGGACCTGATCAAGGTCATCCGGTCGGGTGAGCCGATCGACAAATCGCACCCGGTTTTACAATTGACGAGAGACGAGGTGCGCGGCATCGCATTTCACCTCAAGGATTTTCACAAACGCAATCCGAAGGTCTGCAAGCTGCTTCTGCTTCGCCTCGGCGATGAGCTGGCGGGGTCGATGGATGCCGTCGATCCCGATCTCTATACGATCGAGCATGTATTGCCGCAGCGGCCTGCAGCCTCGAGTACGTGGCGGCAATCATTCCCGAGTGCGGAGGAGCGGGCGCAGCTCGTCGAGAGCCTCGGCAATCTCGTGCTCATCACGCAGCAAGAGAACGACCGCGCGCGCAATGCGTCCTGGGACGATAAGAAACAGATCTACTCGAAAGGTTCGAGCCAGACGCCGATGCTCGCAATCACGCGCGATGTCATCGAGGAGCGCGAATGGCTGCGCGGGCAGATCGAGGCGCGCGAGCAGCGGCTCGTCGGGTTGATCGACCGGATCTGGCGCGTCGACCTTCTCGGCCAAAAGTCCGGTGCACGGACCGTGAGAGCACCTGAGGAAACCGAGGCTGTGAGCCCGCTCGTCTGA
- a CDS encoding quinone-dependent dihydroorotate dehydrogenase codes for MLKSIYRLTRPALFALSPEEAHELTVRALECGVYPRSTAADDRALSQSVFGLEFKNPIGIAAGYDKDARVPDAVLGMGCGFAEIGTVTPHPQSGNPKPRIFRLVEDNALINRLGFNNGGHEAALARLEARKDRGGIVGVNIGANKDSVDRGEDYVLGLLRFNSVASYFTVNISSPNTPGLRDLQAPAALEALLARVMAARTRLINDGAQKRPIVVKISPDIAADDIAPIVEKLMAYDVDAIAVSNTTLSRDGLKSSDSREAGGVSGRPLFQRSTAMLARIFKQTEGRIPLIGIGGIDSGPRALEKIEAGATLLQLYTGLIYEGPSLIGEIKSHLTKTLHEGRQTNLAAIRGRHADVWAKQPL; via the coding sequence GTGCTGAAAAGCATTTACCGCCTGACACGACCTGCGCTTTTCGCACTTTCTCCTGAGGAAGCACACGAACTCACCGTGCGCGCGCTCGAATGCGGAGTTTATCCGCGGTCCACCGCAGCCGATGATCGCGCGCTCTCGCAATCGGTATTCGGCCTCGAGTTCAAAAATCCCATTGGCATCGCGGCGGGCTACGATAAGGACGCTCGTGTCCCCGATGCCGTGCTCGGTATGGGCTGCGGCTTCGCCGAGATCGGCACCGTCACGCCGCATCCGCAAAGTGGCAATCCGAAACCGCGCATTTTCCGCCTCGTCGAAGACAACGCTCTCATCAACCGGCTCGGATTCAACAACGGCGGTCACGAGGCAGCGCTCGCCCGTCTCGAAGCGCGGAAAGATCGCGGCGGCATCGTCGGCGTCAACATCGGAGCCAACAAAGACAGCGTCGACCGTGGCGAAGACTACGTGCTGGGCCTGCTGCGGTTCAATTCGGTCGCCAGCTACTTCACCGTCAACATCTCGTCTCCGAACACGCCAGGCCTCCGGGATCTACAAGCCCCCGCAGCGCTCGAAGCTCTTCTCGCCCGCGTCATGGCTGCGCGAACCCGTCTGATCAACGATGGCGCCCAGAAGCGTCCGATCGTCGTCAAGATCTCCCCCGACATCGCGGCCGACGACATCGCACCGATCGTCGAGAAACTCATGGCGTATGACGTTGACGCCATCGCAGTCTCGAACACGACCCTGTCACGCGATGGATTGAAGTCATCCGACTCGCGCGAAGCCGGTGGCGTTTCCGGGCGGCCCCTCTTCCAGCGCTCGACTGCCATGCTCGCCCGCATTTTCAAGCAGACGGAAGGCAGGATTCCGCTCATCGGCATCGGAGGCATCGACAGCGGGCCGCGCGCGCTCGAAAAAATCGAGGCGGGCGCCACATTGTTGCAGCTTTATACCGGTCTCATTTACGAAGGGCCGAGCCTGATCGGAGAGATCAAGTCACACCTCACGAAAACGCTCCACGAGGGCAGACAAACCAACCTCGCCGCAATCCGGGGTCGCCACGCCGACGTCTGGGCGAAACAGCCGCTCTAA
- a CDS encoding ligase-associated DNA damage response DEXH box helicase — MPPEIAAWFARRGWKPRPHQLALLDAARERRSTLLIAPTGAGKTLAGFLPSLISIHNGQKKKIGAGLFTLYVSPLKALAADVERNLTNPIEEMGLKVRTETRTGDTSVARRQRQRVKPPHIMLTTPEQVALLLSHPDAPYLFADLDTIILDELHALAASKRGDLLALDLARLRKLAPNVMTIGLSATVARPTELRGYLVAQTEPETETRLSDIVTVKGGAKPVIEILEAENEIPWTGHTARYAMREVYEAIGRHKLSLVFVNTRMQAEFAFQELWRINDDNLPIGLHHGSLEAAQRKKVEAAMAEGRLRAVVATSTLDLGIDWGDVDLVIHLGAPKGASRLLQRIGRANHRLDEPSQAILVPGNRFEVLECRAAQQAAEAGDQDATLSRVGALDVLAQHVLGMACQAPFDPDALFDEVRSALPYAGLTRTQFDRTVDFVSTGGYALKSYERFAKLRPAENGKLRVANPRIVQQYRLNIGTIVDAPHLKVRLVSGRGGKKNIARMGGSVLGEVEEHFAEQLTPGDTFVFAGQVLRFEGIRDTEVFVSRATAEDPMVPSYDGGKFPLSTHLAGRVRAMLADPSVWSGLPNPVANWLELQTERSVVPAPDEVLIETFPRGNRNFLVAYPFEGRLAHQTLGMLLTRRLDRIGAKPVGFVANDYALAVWAHGDISNLISDGRLSLAELFDEDMLGDDLDAWLAESALMKRTFRLAAVIAGLIERRHPGKVKSGRQVTISTDLIYDVLRRHDPGHLLLEAAWADAATGLLDIKRLGAFLARIKERIRHQTLDHVSPLAVPVLLEIGVELVYGQDRDAILRDAADELIREATGDMRT; from the coding sequence CTGCCACCCGAGATCGCGGCTTGGTTCGCGCGGCGCGGATGGAAGCCGCGTCCTCATCAGCTCGCGCTTCTGGATGCCGCTCGTGAGCGGCGCTCGACGCTGCTGATCGCTCCGACCGGCGCCGGCAAAACGCTCGCGGGCTTCCTGCCGAGCTTGATCTCGATCCACAACGGTCAAAAAAAGAAAATCGGCGCCGGACTTTTCACGCTCTACGTCTCCCCACTGAAAGCGCTCGCCGCCGACGTCGAACGGAACCTGACGAACCCCATCGAGGAAATGGGTCTCAAGGTGCGCACCGAAACGCGCACCGGCGATACCTCCGTTGCACGACGACAGCGCCAGCGCGTGAAGCCGCCGCACATCATGCTGACGACGCCGGAGCAGGTCGCTCTCCTCCTCAGCCACCCCGACGCCCCCTACCTGTTCGCCGATCTCGACACGATCATCCTCGATGAACTGCACGCGCTTGCGGCTTCAAAGCGCGGCGATCTCCTCGCGCTCGATCTCGCCCGCCTGCGCAAGCTAGCGCCGAACGTGATGACGATCGGATTGTCGGCGACGGTCGCGCGACCGACCGAGCTTCGCGGCTACCTCGTTGCGCAAACCGAACCGGAAACCGAAACGCGCCTGTCCGACATTGTCACCGTCAAAGGCGGCGCCAAGCCGGTGATCGAAATCCTCGAAGCCGAAAACGAAATTCCCTGGACCGGCCACACCGCCCGCTACGCGATGCGCGAAGTTTACGAGGCGATCGGCAGACACAAGCTGTCGCTCGTTTTCGTCAATACGCGCATGCAGGCTGAATTTGCATTCCAGGAGCTTTGGCGGATCAATGACGACAATCTGCCGATCGGCTTGCATCACGGATCGCTCGAAGCGGCCCAGCGCAAGAAGGTCGAAGCCGCAATGGCTGAAGGCCGGCTCCGCGCCGTCGTCGCGACCTCCACGCTCGACCTCGGCATCGACTGGGGCGATGTCGATCTCGTCATTCATCTCGGAGCGCCGAAAGGCGCGAGCCGGCTCTTGCAGCGGATAGGCCGCGCAAACCATCGGCTCGACGAGCCGTCACAGGCGATTTTGGTTCCGGGAAATCGTTTCGAGGTGCTCGAATGCCGGGCCGCCCAACAGGCGGCGGAAGCCGGAGATCAGGACGCCACGCTCTCGCGCGTCGGCGCGCTCGACGTTCTGGCTCAGCACGTTCTCGGCATGGCCTGCCAGGCGCCGTTCGATCCCGATGCGCTATTCGATGAAGTGCGCTCGGCTCTTCCCTATGCGGGACTGACGCGAACCCAGTTCGACCGGACAGTCGACTTCGTCTCGACGGGTGGTTACGCGCTGAAGTCATATGAACGCTTTGCCAAACTAAGACCGGCGGAGAACGGCAAGCTGCGCGTAGCCAATCCGCGCATCGTCCAGCAATACCGCTTGAACATCGGCACGATCGTCGACGCCCCTCACCTCAAGGTGCGCCTCGTCTCCGGGCGCGGCGGAAAGAAAAATATCGCCCGAATGGGCGGCAGCGTCCTCGGCGAGGTCGAGGAACATTTCGCCGAGCAGCTGACGCCGGGCGATACATTCGTCTTCGCAGGTCAGGTCCTTCGCTTTGAAGGCATCCGCGATACCGAAGTCTTCGTCTCGCGCGCGACGGCAGAAGATCCGATGGTGCCGAGCTACGACGGCGGCAAATTTCCGCTGTCCACGCACTTGGCCGGCCGCGTGCGCGCCATGCTCGCCGATCCGAGCGTCTGGTCGGGCCTGCCAAATCCCGTCGCCAATTGGCTCGAGCTCCAGACCGAACGCTCCGTCGTCCCAGCGCCCGATGAAGTCCTCATCGAAACATTTCCACGCGGCAACCGGAACTTCCTTGTCGCCTACCCGTTCGAGGGACGACTCGCGCATCAGACGCTCGGCATGCTGCTGACGCGCCGCCTCGATCGGATCGGAGCCAAGCCCGTGGGCTTCGTCGCCAACGACTATGCGTTGGCCGTATGGGCGCACGGAGACATCTCAAACCTGATCTCGGACGGCCGGCTTTCGCTCGCCGAACTCTTCGACGAGGACATGCTGGGCGACGACCTCGACGCATGGCTCGCCGAGAGCGCGCTCATGAAGCGCACCTTCCGCTTGGCCGCCGTCATCGCCGGACTGATCGAGCGGCGGCACCCCGGCAAAGTCAAATCCGGTCGCCAGGTGACGATCTCGACGGATCTCATCTACGACGTGCTGCGACGGCATGATCCGGGGCATCTGCTGCTCGAAGCCGCATGGGCCGACGCCGCCACGGGCCTGCTCGATATCAAACGCCTCGGTGCGTTTCTGGCTCGCATTAAAGAGCGAATCAGACATCAAACTCTTGATCACGTATCTCCGCTTGCCGTGCCGGTGCTGCTGGAGATCGGAGTTGAACTGGTTTACGGCCAAGACCGTGACGCAATTTTGCGCGATGCCGCAGACGAACTGATCCGCGAAGCAACGGGGGACATGCGGACATGA
- a CDS encoding sulfite exporter TauE/SafE family protein: MTLYLPIAEMSVSVIAFLALGATVGFLSGLFGVGGGFLLAPLLTFLGIPPGVAIATSTSHVAASSVSGAMTQYRRGNIDIKLALVMLAGGIAGSYVGVAFVKVLTARGLFELTVSLTYVIFLGVVGTIILIEGINTSRKTRTAGSASGRKPGQHSWMERLPFKMRFPRSKLYMSAVPPIVIGMFVGFLSAIMGIGGGFVMIPAMIYLLRVPTALVIGTSLFQIVFVSATATVLHAVENKSVDIVLAAILIAGGVLGAQFGTMAGEKIRSEHLRVLLGVLILLVAARMAVDLAIKPSDLFSLASTPGAR, encoded by the coding sequence ATGACCCTCTATCTGCCGATTGCCGAGATGTCGGTTTCCGTCATCGCCTTTCTGGCACTCGGTGCGACGGTGGGTTTTCTTTCCGGCCTGTTCGGTGTCGGCGGCGGATTTCTACTGGCTCCGCTGTTGACGTTCCTGGGAATTCCGCCGGGAGTGGCCATTGCGACGAGCACGTCTCATGTCGCCGCGTCGTCGGTTTCCGGGGCGATGACGCAGTACCGGCGCGGTAATATCGACATTAAGCTGGCGCTCGTCATGCTGGCGGGTGGCATCGCAGGAAGTTACGTCGGCGTCGCCTTCGTGAAGGTGCTGACGGCGAGAGGGCTATTCGAGCTGACGGTATCGCTGACGTACGTCATTTTTCTCGGCGTGGTCGGTACGATCATCTTGATCGAAGGCATCAATACCTCGCGAAAAACGCGGACGGCGGGAAGCGCTTCGGGCCGCAAGCCGGGACAGCACAGCTGGATGGAGCGCTTGCCGTTCAAGATGCGGTTTCCGCGTTCGAAGCTTTACATGAGCGCGGTGCCACCCATCGTCATCGGCATGTTCGTCGGCTTCCTCTCGGCGATCATGGGCATCGGCGGCGGCTTCGTCATGATCCCGGCGATGATCTACCTGTTGCGCGTCCCGACCGCGCTGGTCATCGGGACATCGCTTTTTCAAATCGTGTTCGTTTCGGCAACGGCGACGGTGCTGCATGCGGTGGAGAATAAATCGGTCGATATCGTTCTCGCGGCGATCCTTATCGCGGGTGGCGTGTTGGGTGCGCAATTCGGAACGATGGCCGGCGAAAAAATTCGCAGCGAGCATCTGCGCGTGCTGCTCGGCGTGCTGATCCTGCTCGTCGCCGCGCGCATGGCTGTCGATTTGGCGATCAAGCCGAGCGATCTCTTTTCGCTCGCATCGACCCCGGGAGCGCGGTGA
- a CDS encoding TIGR02186 family protein, with translation MRKLLGAAIVLMLAMVSGARAADRPKENVEADASTRQVAITSSFTGTEILVFGTVENSVQPSPEAGTYDIIVVVEGQPAPAVVREKSRVAGIWINTSSVHFEAVPSYYAIASTRPIDEIADKALLDAKQIGFDHISMAPVGADEADAASLQTSREALIRLKEQQRVYVRRDFGATFIGRSLFRATIALPPNVPVGPLTARVYLFKEGKLLGQYESRVNLTREGIERFIHNFAISQPLAYGVSTVLMAVAAGLAAAFAFRKPA, from the coding sequence ATGCGGAAGCTCCTTGGCGCAGCGATCGTTCTGATGCTCGCGATGGTGAGCGGCGCGCGTGCTGCCGACCGGCCGAAAGAGAACGTGGAAGCCGACGCATCGACACGTCAGGTCGCGATCACATCGAGCTTCACGGGAACCGAGATCCTTGTTTTCGGCACGGTCGAGAACAGCGTGCAGCCCAGTCCTGAAGCGGGGACCTACGACATCATCGTTGTCGTCGAAGGGCAGCCGGCTCCCGCGGTGGTCAGAGAAAAATCACGCGTTGCGGGCATCTGGATCAATACATCGTCAGTGCATTTCGAGGCGGTTCCGAGCTATTACGCCATCGCCTCGACGCGTCCGATCGACGAGATCGCCGACAAGGCGCTTCTCGATGCGAAGCAGATCGGCTTCGATCATATCAGCATGGCACCCGTGGGAGCGGACGAGGCCGACGCCGCCTCTCTTCAAACCTCAAGGGAGGCGCTCATCCGGCTGAAGGAGCAGCAGAGGGTTTACGTCAGACGGGACTTCGGCGCGACGTTCATCGGACGGAGCCTTTTCCGCGCGACGATTGCGTTACCGCCGAACGTGCCTGTCGGTCCGCTGACCGCTCGGGTTTATCTTTTCAAGGAAGGCAAGCTGCTCGGGCAATACGAGAGCCGTGTGAACCTGACGCGTGAAGGGATCGAGCGCTTCATCCATAATTTCGCGATCTCGCAGCCGCTCGCCTATGGCGTGAGCACGGTGCTGATGGCGGTAGCGGCGGGGCTCGCGGCCGCTTTTGCCTTCCGCAAGCCTGCCTGA
- a CDS encoding alpha/beta family hydrolase codes for MTRLQKVTEPAAKNAATDAKPVFRIDNGITGAKSRLILAHGAGAGITSSYMEAIAALLTERDIALTLFEFGYMSARRDGGAKRPPPKAEKLIPEFQDIVTTAAGENPRQKLFIGGKSMGGRVASMLADELYEQNVISGLVCLGYPFHAPGTPDKLRTDHLTKLRCPALIVQGERDPFGSLSEIEEIQLSKKITFAWMSDGDHDFGPRGNSGFTRKGNLKAAADAVAAFIAKHSGPR; via the coding sequence ATGACACGCCTTCAAAAGGTTACCGAACCGGCCGCCAAAAATGCAGCGACGGACGCTAAACCCGTCTTTCGCATCGACAACGGCATAACCGGTGCCAAATCTCGACTGATTTTAGCTCATGGAGCGGGCGCGGGGATTACTTCTTCGTATATGGAAGCGATTGCCGCACTCCTCACTGAACGGGATATCGCGCTCACGCTTTTCGAGTTCGGCTACATGTCGGCCAGACGCGACGGTGGCGCGAAACGCCCGCCGCCGAAAGCCGAGAAGCTGATCCCCGAATTCCAGGACATCGTAACCACGGCAGCCGGCGAAAATCCGCGCCAAAAGCTCTTCATCGGCGGCAAGTCCATGGGCGGGCGCGTTGCGAGCATGCTGGCCGATGAACTCTACGAGCAAAACGTGATCAGCGGCCTCGTCTGTCTCGGTTATCCGTTCCATGCGCCGGGAACCCCCGACAAACTGCGCACCGATCATCTGACGAAGCTTCGCTGTCCCGCCCTCATTGTCCAAGGCGAGCGCGATCCGTTCGGAAGCCTTAGCGAAATCGAAGAAATCCAGCTTTCCAAGAAAATCACGTTCGCCTGGATGAGCGACGGCGACCATGATTTCGGTCCGCGCGGAAATTCGGGTTTCACGCGAAAGGGTAATCTCAAAGCCGCCGCCGATGCCGTTGCGGCATTTATCGCGAAGCATTCGGGCCCGCGTTGA
- a CDS encoding DUF952 domain-containing protein, translating into MKKIVYKIVTAADWSEAAGKGQYDGSPDDKRDGFIHLSERHQVRGTLEKHFKGKRDLLLIAVEASKLGADLKWEQSRGGDLFPHLYAPLNVSVALWERPLPNANDGVHYLDEELFSC; encoded by the coding sequence ATGAAAAAAATCGTCTACAAAATTGTCACGGCAGCCGATTGGTCGGAGGCGGCCGGAAAAGGTCAGTATGACGGATCGCCCGACGACAAGCGAGATGGTTTCATCCACCTGTCGGAACGCCATCAGGTGCGTGGCACATTAGAAAAACATTTCAAGGGGAAGCGCGATCTGCTTCTGATCGCGGTCGAGGCATCGAAGCTAGGCGCCGATCTCAAATGGGAACAATCCCGTGGAGGCGATCTTTTTCCCCACCTCTACGCGCCCCTGAATGTTTCTGTGGCTTTATGGGAGCGGCCGCTGCCAAACGCGAACGACGGCGTTCATTATCTCGATGAGGAATTGTTCTCGTGCTGA